A part of Myxococcus landrumus genomic DNA contains:
- a CDS encoding patatin-like phospholipase family protein produces the protein MAANLTLLAGPDALRLLRERGLRGEDVDVVPGASGGPKWLVLAGLDRALFGDLFKDRTRPLHLIGSSIGSWRLACVAQKDPVSALRRFEAAYIDQRYPPKPSPAVVSEMSDRILDALLGDDGVEEIIRHPWARLHIITALCRGPLAAEHPRVQMLGLTLCAMGNVLSRKSLSLHLRRVIFDTAGDTSPFSSWSDLPSDHLPLTAQNLKSALIASGSIPLVLSGVRIPGAHPGVYRDGGVIDYHLDMNFGPGEGLVLYPHFYPYVVPGWFDKPLRWRRARPENFRRALLISPSPELVARLPGGKIPDRTDFETMTDNERIRAWNQVVIESERMGDELQELLATGRFAEHVRPL, from the coding sequence ATGGCTGCGAACCTGACCCTTCTGGCGGGACCTGACGCGCTGCGGCTCCTTCGTGAGCGAGGACTCCGTGGCGAAGATGTGGATGTCGTACCCGGGGCTTCCGGTGGCCCCAAGTGGCTGGTGCTGGCCGGGTTGGACCGCGCCTTGTTCGGAGACCTGTTCAAGGACCGCACCCGCCCCTTGCATCTGATTGGCAGCTCCATCGGAAGCTGGAGGCTGGCCTGCGTGGCCCAGAAGGACCCCGTGTCGGCGCTTCGCCGGTTCGAGGCCGCGTACATCGACCAGCGCTATCCCCCGAAGCCCTCACCCGCGGTGGTGAGCGAGATGAGCGACCGCATCCTCGACGCGCTCCTCGGTGACGACGGCGTGGAGGAAATCATCCGCCATCCGTGGGCGCGGCTGCACATCATCACCGCCCTCTGCCGAGGCCCGCTGGCGGCGGAGCATCCGCGCGTTCAGATGCTGGGGCTGACGCTGTGCGCGATGGGGAACGTGCTGAGCCGCAAGAGCCTGAGCCTCCACCTGCGCCGCGTCATCTTCGACACGGCGGGCGACACCAGCCCCTTCTCGTCATGGAGTGACTTGCCCTCGGACCACCTGCCCCTGACGGCGCAGAACCTCAAGTCCGCGCTCATCGCCTCGGGCTCCATCCCGCTGGTGTTGAGTGGTGTGCGCATCCCTGGCGCGCACCCGGGCGTGTACCGAGATGGCGGTGTCATCGACTACCACCTGGACATGAACTTCGGCCCGGGCGAGGGTCTGGTTCTCTATCCCCACTTCTACCCCTACGTGGTGCCGGGATGGTTCGACAAGCCACTGCGCTGGCGCCGCGCGCGGCCCGAGAACTTCCGCAGGGCCCTGCTCATCTCCCCTTCTCCTGAGCTGGTGGCGAGGCTGCCGGGTGGAAAGATTCCGGACCGCACCGACTTCGAGACGATGACCGACAACGAGCGAATCCGCGCCTGGAACCAGGTGGTCATCGAGAGCGAGCGCATGGGAGACGAGCTTCAGGAGCTCCTCGCCACGGGCCGATTCGCCGAGCACGTGCGCCCCCTCTGA
- a CDS encoding amidase, whose translation MKKPTPPGPRSLDLSRRSFLGGTAAAAALASLDASASPGGQAPPVNTFELEEVTLSDLQTGMREGRFTAHGLAERYLARIAAVDRVGPMPLASVIELNPDALAIAQSLDMERREKGARGPLHGIPVLIKDNIATADKMQTTAGSLALVGAVPSKDAFLVERLRAAGAVILGKTNLSEWANFRSTRSSSGWSGRGGQCRNPYALDRTPSGSSSGSGAATAANLCAVSVGTETDGSIVSPSAACSLVGLKPTVGLVSRSGIIPISHSQDTAGPMARTVADAAALLTVLAGVDASDAATAASQGHTGLDYTRFLDADGLKGARIGVPRERFFGYHAATDALVEQALEDMRSKGAIIIDPAPIPNLPRLDEPEFEVMLYEFKAGIEAWLASVGARTKLRTLADLIRFNEENQDAEMPYFGQEVFRQAQARGPLSDAKYRKALAACRRLSRSQGLDAVMRKHQLDALVAPTQAPPGLIDLVNGDHWLGSSSTPAAVSGYATLTVPAGYVRGLPVGLSFIGGAWSEPTLLKLAYSYEQATRHRRPPGFIPTADLRLVAGR comes from the coding sequence ATGAAAAAGCCCACACCCCCGGGTCCCCGCTCCCTCGACTTGAGCCGCCGCTCCTTTCTAGGGGGCACGGCCGCCGCGGCGGCACTCGCCTCGCTGGATGCCTCCGCGAGCCCTGGAGGTCAGGCCCCCCCGGTCAACACTTTCGAGCTGGAGGAGGTCACGCTCTCCGACCTCCAGACCGGAATGCGGGAGGGACGCTTCACCGCGCACGGCCTCGCGGAGCGCTATCTGGCGCGCATCGCGGCGGTGGACCGCGTCGGGCCCATGCCGCTGGCGTCGGTCATCGAACTGAATCCAGACGCGCTCGCCATCGCCCAGTCGCTGGACATGGAGCGGCGGGAGAAGGGGGCTCGCGGTCCGCTGCACGGCATCCCCGTGCTCATCAAGGACAACATCGCCACCGCCGACAAGATGCAGACCACCGCGGGCTCGCTCGCGCTGGTGGGCGCGGTGCCCTCGAAGGACGCCTTCCTCGTCGAACGTCTGCGCGCGGCGGGCGCGGTCATCCTGGGGAAGACGAACCTGAGCGAGTGGGCCAACTTCCGCTCCACGCGTTCCTCGAGTGGCTGGAGTGGTCGCGGCGGTCAGTGCCGCAATCCCTACGCGCTGGACAGGACACCCTCGGGCTCCAGCTCGGGCTCCGGCGCGGCCACCGCGGCGAACCTCTGCGCCGTGTCCGTGGGCACGGAGACGGATGGCTCCATCGTCTCTCCCTCGGCGGCGTGTTCGCTCGTGGGGCTCAAGCCCACGGTGGGGCTGGTCAGCCGCTCGGGCATCATCCCCATCTCACACAGCCAGGACACGGCGGGGCCCATGGCGCGCACGGTCGCGGATGCCGCCGCGCTGCTCACGGTGCTCGCGGGCGTGGATGCCTCCGATGCCGCGACGGCCGCGAGCCAGGGACACACGGGCCTGGACTACACGCGCTTCCTCGATGCCGATGGCCTGAAGGGCGCGCGCATCGGAGTCCCTCGCGAGCGTTTCTTCGGCTACCACGCCGCCACGGATGCGCTGGTGGAGCAGGCCCTGGAGGACATGCGGTCCAAGGGTGCCATCATCATCGACCCCGCGCCCATTCCGAACCTGCCCCGGCTGGATGAGCCCGAGTTCGAGGTGATGCTGTACGAGTTCAAGGCCGGCATCGAAGCGTGGCTCGCGAGCGTGGGGGCGAGGACGAAGCTGCGCACGCTCGCGGACCTCATCCGCTTCAACGAGGAGAACCAGGACGCGGAGATGCCGTACTTCGGCCAGGAGGTGTTCCGTCAGGCGCAGGCCCGAGGGCCGCTCTCCGACGCGAAGTACCGCAAGGCCCTGGCCGCCTGCCGGAGGCTGTCGCGCTCGCAGGGGTTGGACGCGGTGATGCGCAAGCACCAACTCGACGCGCTCGTCGCGCCCACGCAGGCGCCGCCGGGACTCATCGACCTGGTGAACGGCGACCACTGGCTGGGCAGCAGCTCCACACCCGCGGCGGTGTCGGGCTACGCCACGCTCACCGTGCCCGCGGGTTATGTGAGAGGACTTCCCGTGGGCCTGTCGTTCATCGGCGGTGCCTGGAGCGAGCCGACCTTGCTCAAGCTCGCCTACTCCTACGAGCAGGCCACCCGGCACCGGCGGCCGCCCGGTTTCATTCCCACCGCGGACCTGCGACTCGTCGCGGGTCGCTAG
- a CDS encoding DUF1330 domain-containing protein, with the protein MAVDPQGTDIQKFIQEDPGGPLVMLNLVRFKEGGRASFAEYATAVMPFMLKAGAQPLYAGDGSTALVADPGQTWDAVMLVRYPSRAAFLEMVGDPEYQRFTHLRTAALHEAVMQATIPWAASP; encoded by the coding sequence GTGGCCGTTGATCCGCAGGGCACCGACATTCAGAAATTCATCCAGGAAGACCCGGGGGGGCCGCTGGTGATGTTGAACCTGGTGCGATTCAAGGAGGGAGGCCGCGCCTCGTTCGCGGAGTACGCGACCGCCGTCATGCCCTTCATGCTCAAGGCCGGCGCACAGCCCCTCTACGCGGGAGATGGCTCCACCGCGCTGGTGGCGGACCCGGGACAGACGTGGGACGCGGTGATGCTGGTGCGCTATCCCAGCCGGGCCGCGTTCCTCGAGATGGTGGGCGACCCCGAGTACCAACGCTTCACCCACCTGCGCACCGCCGCGCTGCATGAGGCGGTGATGCAGGCGACCATTCCCTGGGCCGCCTCGCCCTGA
- a CDS encoding zinc-dependent metalloprotease, whose product MRWNSPLRRGWFGAVTTIVALGVGCGPATDANEPQPTPETPAESLQVNLDDAFVAVPRKVSSEQQAVIRQRLDGQVSNSGESFYLAIRKSELNQRWFMSAYLKQLFPGAVMYGAATSLGTRVVSFKEQNGKLFVFDVDERKTTSDIFDPDVLIEAWPIVNDYGAFNALRGSNSYILVDPTAGLNRFAIMGEAYGASGTRFETELAFAQRFRKISDGVTFEQIFTGYADVADPDSGDYLENNQLRSSGTLGIALRRYQEGQGYTPTALPDQEHYFRGEPRMIPNTGAVEQTAAKWNIRPGMKPIKWIITDTVLSVQADPRFQQYDVVGAVKRGVEGWNQAFGFKVFEASVGSSEGFADDDKNAIIFDPDASAGFAFADWRTNPNTAEIRGASVYVNALWLELADADFEGDAQARVAAKVKNHRKTPKMSWGGFDAGHLCEMPLPPLREGASAKHEKLKKKVSDAAAAQTLALTKKEKVERYLTHVILHEVGHTLGLRHNFAGSLVYDGTPNTPRSNSVMEYVVDADAVYVDVPQSYDVQAVRYLYNLSSEQPTDLFCTDEHTRVEPYCNRYDQYSDPLGEDYGPTFLLVKELVLYEVLPFPVLAAAFDHYGNATLQWARAGTSADRRFAYNIAMAYVRPPVALPPDAGPGFGAAADDLARRVLSRLYLDPVASRGAFNATPAESSAITPAAVADIHGILINVDGIRSFQSRRTMVDILKSMQSLGAYSALRQGRDTVATQAGTLSGTQKLLAEDLLARIDLALSPYYR is encoded by the coding sequence ATGAGGTGGAATTCCCCGCTGCGGCGCGGCTGGTTTGGCGCCGTCACCACCATCGTGGCCCTCGGTGTCGGTTGCGGTCCCGCGACCGATGCGAACGAGCCCCAACCCACACCCGAAACCCCCGCCGAATCGCTTCAGGTGAACCTGGACGACGCGTTTGTCGCCGTCCCGCGCAAGGTGAGCAGCGAGCAGCAGGCGGTCATCCGCCAGCGGCTGGACGGACAGGTATCGAACTCCGGCGAGAGCTTCTACCTGGCCATCCGCAAGAGCGAGCTGAACCAGCGCTGGTTCATGTCCGCGTACCTCAAGCAGCTCTTCCCCGGAGCGGTGATGTACGGCGCCGCCACCTCGCTGGGCACGCGGGTGGTGAGCTTCAAGGAGCAGAACGGCAAGCTGTTCGTCTTCGACGTGGATGAGCGCAAGACGACCAGCGACATCTTCGACCCCGACGTCCTCATCGAGGCGTGGCCCATCGTCAACGACTATGGCGCCTTCAACGCGCTCCGGGGCTCCAACAGCTACATCCTGGTGGACCCGACGGCGGGCCTGAACCGCTTCGCCATCATGGGTGAGGCGTACGGCGCCAGCGGCACGCGCTTCGAGACGGAGCTCGCGTTCGCCCAGCGCTTCCGGAAGATCTCCGACGGCGTCACCTTCGAGCAGATCTTCACGGGCTACGCCGACGTGGCGGACCCGGACTCGGGCGACTACCTGGAGAACAACCAGCTTCGCAGCTCCGGCACGCTGGGCATCGCCCTGCGCCGCTACCAGGAAGGTCAGGGCTACACGCCGACCGCGCTGCCGGACCAGGAGCACTACTTCCGCGGCGAGCCCCGGATGATTCCCAACACGGGCGCGGTGGAGCAGACCGCCGCCAAGTGGAACATCCGCCCGGGCATGAAGCCCATCAAGTGGATCATCACCGACACCGTGCTGTCCGTGCAGGCCGACCCGCGCTTCCAGCAGTACGACGTGGTGGGTGCGGTGAAGCGCGGCGTGGAGGGCTGGAACCAGGCCTTCGGCTTCAAGGTGTTCGAGGCCAGCGTGGGCAGCAGCGAGGGCTTCGCGGATGACGACAAGAACGCCATCATCTTCGACCCGGACGCCTCGGCGGGCTTTGCCTTCGCCGACTGGCGCACCAACCCCAACACCGCGGAGATTCGCGGCGCCTCCGTCTACGTCAACGCGCTGTGGCTGGAGCTCGCGGACGCCGACTTCGAGGGTGACGCCCAGGCCCGCGTCGCGGCGAAGGTGAAGAACCACCGCAAGACGCCGAAGATGTCGTGGGGCGGCTTCGACGCCGGCCACCTGTGCGAGATGCCCCTGCCCCCGCTGCGCGAGGGTGCCTCCGCGAAGCACGAGAAGCTGAAGAAGAAGGTGTCCGACGCGGCGGCCGCCCAGACGCTGGCGCTCACCAAGAAGGAGAAGGTGGAGCGCTACCTGACGCACGTCATCCTGCACGAGGTCGGCCACACGCTCGGCCTGCGCCACAACTTCGCGGGTTCGCTCGTGTATGACGGCACGCCCAACACGCCGCGCTCGAACTCCGTGATGGAGTACGTCGTGGACGCCGACGCCGTCTACGTGGACGTGCCGCAGTCGTACGACGTGCAGGCGGTGCGCTACCTGTACAACCTGTCCTCCGAGCAGCCCACGGACCTGTTCTGCACGGACGAGCACACCCGCGTGGAGCCGTACTGCAACCGGTATGACCAGTACTCGGATCCGCTCGGCGAGGACTACGGCCCCACCTTCCTGCTCGTGAAGGAGCTGGTGCTGTACGAGGTCCTCCCCTTCCCCGTGCTCGCGGCGGCCTTCGACCACTACGGCAACGCCACGCTGCAGTGGGCGCGCGCGGGAACCTCCGCGGACCGGCGCTTCGCGTACAACATCGCCATGGCCTACGTGCGTCCGCCCGTGGCGCTGCCCCCGGACGCGGGCCCTGGCTTCGGCGCGGCGGCGGATGACCTGGCCCGCCGGGTCCTGTCGCGGCTCTACCTGGACCCCGTGGCGAGCCGTGGCGCCTTCAACGCCACCCCGGCTGAGTCCAGCGCCATCACCCCGGCCGCGGTCGCCGACATCCACGGCATCCTCATCAACGTGGACGGCATCCGCAGCTTCCAGTCCCGCCGCACCATGGTGGACATCCTGAAGTCGATGCAGAGCCTGGGTGCCTACTCCGCGCTGCGCCAGGGCCGCGACACCGTCGCGACGCAGGCGGGCACGCTGAGCGGCACGCAGAAGCTGCTGGCCGAGGACCTCCTCGCCCGCATCGACCTGGCGCTGTCGCCCTACTACCGCTGA
- a CDS encoding 2OG-Fe(II) oxygenase: MPPYITHRQALPAGDLESLRDALLGSRFVARSPLMGTFQGSRGFAFIFTQEGRTPLEERFPFLRAYLARVLDPESARGLRPWRERLFGGRPAPLPNAFYLNLLLLDAGMGVGRHIDATLQGPSGVPGATPRHVSVLYLQVPRGARGGTLRLSENHQLLGEVRPRPGLLVHFQGHLQHEVLPFLGAEDDAQRASLVCEQYVFPPEALARLPVFRIQSKAGFAAYLDSRRG, from the coding sequence GTGCCCCCGTATATCACTCACCGTCAGGCGTTGCCCGCAGGCGACCTCGAGTCGCTCCGTGACGCGTTGCTCGGCTCACGCTTCGTGGCCCGCAGTCCCCTGATGGGGACATTTCAGGGGAGCCGGGGGTTCGCCTTCATCTTCACACAAGAGGGACGGACCCCTCTCGAGGAACGCTTCCCGTTCCTGCGCGCCTACCTGGCCCGGGTCCTGGACCCGGAGAGCGCCCGGGGCCTGCGCCCCTGGCGGGAGCGGCTCTTCGGCGGGAGGCCGGCGCCCCTCCCCAATGCCTTCTACTTGAACCTGCTCCTGCTCGACGCGGGCATGGGCGTGGGGCGCCACATCGACGCCACCCTCCAGGGGCCCAGCGGAGTCCCGGGCGCCACGCCTCGCCATGTCAGCGTCCTCTACCTCCAGGTGCCGCGAGGCGCGCGCGGCGGCACCCTGCGCCTCTCCGAGAACCACCAACTGCTCGGCGAGGTGCGGCCCCGGCCGGGCTTGTTGGTGCACTTCCAGGGACACCTCCAGCATGAAGTGCTCCCGTTCCTGGGCGCCGAGGACGATGCGCAGCGCGCCAGCCTCGTCTGCGAACAGTACGTGTTCCCCCCAGAGGCGCTCGCGCGATTGCCCGTCTTTCGCATCCAGTCCAAGGCTGGGTTCGCCGCCTATCTCGACTCCCGTCGTGGGTAG
- a CDS encoding acetylserotonin O-methyltransferase: MSQLVYGFWVSRALQVMAELGIADIIGDVPKSVEELARESGSHAPSLRRLLRLLSGLGVVVKDEQTHHFGLTELGAMVRKDSPGSVFGSLMSQAHPLSWRAWGELTSSVKTGMPSLEKIMGDTFFGYLSKHPEEAALFNGSMAAYQNLNAPAVVAAYDFSGAKSVMDLGGGTGTLLAHILQAHPNTQGALFELPHVQDEAMARMAEMGLASRTQVVAGDFFEKIPSGHDIYILSQILHDWEDDRCVQLLSNVRAAMNPGSKLLIMETVLPGDNVPHFGNLYDVAMLVLVGGRERTGPEYTALVEKAGLRVHRVLPTTMPPSVVEVVPA, from the coding sequence ATGAGCCAGCTGGTCTACGGGTTCTGGGTGTCGCGTGCCCTGCAGGTCATGGCAGAGCTCGGAATCGCCGACATCATCGGCGATGTCCCGAAGTCTGTGGAAGAGCTCGCGCGGGAGAGCGGCTCCCATGCTCCGTCGCTGCGGCGCCTCTTGCGGTTGCTGTCGGGCCTGGGGGTCGTCGTCAAGGATGAGCAGACCCATCACTTCGGGCTCACGGAGCTGGGCGCCATGGTGCGCAAGGACAGCCCGGGCTCGGTGTTCGGCTCGCTGATGTCCCAGGCCCATCCGCTGTCCTGGCGGGCGTGGGGGGAGCTGACGTCCTCGGTGAAGACGGGCATGCCGTCGCTCGAGAAGATCATGGGCGACACCTTCTTCGGCTACCTGTCCAAGCATCCGGAAGAGGCGGCGCTCTTCAACGGAAGCATGGCCGCGTACCAGAACCTCAACGCGCCCGCCGTCGTGGCGGCCTACGACTTCTCCGGAGCGAAGTCGGTGATGGACCTGGGCGGTGGAACGGGCACGCTGCTGGCGCACATCCTCCAGGCCCACCCCAACACCCAGGGGGCGCTCTTCGAGCTGCCGCACGTCCAGGACGAGGCGATGGCGCGGATGGCGGAGATGGGGCTGGCCTCGCGCACCCAGGTGGTGGCGGGGGACTTCTTCGAGAAGATTCCCTCGGGCCACGACATCTACATCCTCTCGCAGATCCTCCATGACTGGGAGGATGACCGCTGCGTCCAACTGCTCTCCAACGTGCGGGCCGCGATGAACCCCGGCTCCAAGCTGCTCATCATGGAGACGGTGCTGCCGGGCGACAACGTGCCGCACTTCGGGAACCTCTACGACGTGGCCATGCTGGTGCTGGTGGGCGGCCGCGAGCGCACGGGCCCCGAATACACCGCGCTGGTGGAGAAGGCCGGTCTGCGCGTGCATCGCGTGCTGCCGACCACCATGCCTCCGAGCGTGGTGGAAGTCGTCCCGGCCTGA
- a CDS encoding flotillin family protein, with protein MDPITLVVAVGGGVILLTGIILTIVRLYRQVDQGKVLIVNTLKSEPLVTFSGAVVFPIINRAEVMDISLKTVEIDRRGKEGLICQDNIRADIKVTFFVRVNKTREDVLKVAQSIGCARASDQETLEKLFEAKFSEALKTVGKNFDFVDLYTKRAEIKDNVVEVIGRDLNGYMLEDCAIDYLEQTPVEMLDKDNILDAEGIRKITKLTTEQNVITNELKQTERQAVTKRNVEADQSIFELERQREESSAKQRRAIETVQAEESAETERVKQEQHSKAELARIKAEQEILVQEQNKSRDIEVAQKHREREVSVEAENVERARALAAISRERETELERIAKERALEEQKKDIADVVRARIAVEKTVAQEEERIKDLRVESDALRRKQALIITAEGQAQEKTVKDVNAAKANSEMAVFIAKEKLTLAEADLEAADKTAKAKMRLAEGVQAEAAAEGLAGIRVKEADAAATEKLGMAQVRVKEAEAGAIEKQGHAQAQIVRERLLAEAAGEQEKGLAKARVQEAEAVAIQKRGEAEAVATKEKQLAEAAAIQEKLLAEARGLAEKAASMKLMDGVGREHEEFRLRLNKERDVELETIRVRKDVAHAQAEVLAKAFANAKFNIVGGDGQFFERFVKAVSFGTAVDGALEHGEALKTALGGYLNGEKDLPADLKEILSKPGLSNDAQNLAVAALLHRMTPGSATDATVANLKALLAKDGKASSSDKQG; from the coding sequence ATGGATCCCATCACCTTGGTAGTCGCCGTGGGCGGAGGCGTCATCCTCCTCACGGGCATCATCCTCACCATCGTCCGCCTCTACCGGCAGGTGGACCAGGGCAAGGTGCTCATCGTCAACACCCTGAAGAGCGAGCCGCTGGTCACCTTCTCCGGCGCCGTGGTCTTCCCCATCATCAACCGCGCGGAGGTGATGGACATCTCGCTGAAGACGGTGGAGATCGACCGCCGCGGCAAGGAGGGCCTCATCTGCCAGGACAACATCCGGGCGGACATCAAGGTCACCTTCTTCGTGCGCGTGAACAAGACGCGCGAGGACGTGCTCAAGGTCGCCCAGTCCATCGGCTGCGCGCGCGCCAGCGACCAGGAGACGTTGGAGAAGCTCTTCGAGGCCAAGTTCTCCGAGGCCCTCAAGACGGTGGGCAAGAACTTCGACTTCGTGGACCTCTACACGAAGCGCGCTGAAATCAAGGACAACGTGGTGGAGGTCATCGGACGGGACCTCAACGGCTACATGCTGGAGGACTGCGCCATCGACTATCTGGAGCAGACCCCGGTGGAGATGTTGGACAAGGACAACATCCTGGACGCCGAGGGCATCCGGAAGATCACCAAGCTCACCACCGAGCAGAACGTCATCACCAACGAGCTCAAGCAGACCGAGCGCCAGGCGGTGACCAAGCGCAACGTCGAGGCCGACCAGAGCATCTTCGAGCTGGAGCGCCAGCGCGAGGAGTCCTCCGCGAAGCAGCGCCGCGCCATCGAGACGGTGCAGGCCGAGGAGTCCGCGGAGACCGAGCGCGTCAAGCAGGAGCAGCACTCCAAGGCGGAGCTGGCCCGCATCAAGGCGGAGCAGGAGATCCTCGTCCAGGAGCAGAACAAGTCGCGCGATATCGAAGTGGCGCAGAAGCACCGCGAGCGCGAGGTGAGCGTCGAGGCGGAGAACGTGGAGCGGGCGCGGGCGCTGGCGGCCATCAGCCGGGAGCGTGAGACGGAGCTGGAGCGCATCGCCAAGGAGCGCGCGCTGGAGGAGCAGAAGAAGGACATCGCGGACGTGGTGCGCGCGCGCATCGCCGTCGAGAAGACGGTGGCGCAGGAAGAGGAGCGCATCAAGGACCTGCGCGTGGAGTCGGACGCGCTGCGCCGCAAGCAGGCGCTCATCATCACCGCCGAGGGCCAGGCGCAGGAGAAGACCGTCAAGGACGTGAACGCCGCGAAGGCGAACAGCGAGATGGCGGTGTTCATCGCGAAGGAGAAGCTCACGCTGGCGGAGGCGGACCTGGAGGCCGCGGACAAGACGGCCAAGGCGAAGATGCGCCTGGCCGAGGGTGTCCAGGCGGAGGCCGCGGCCGAGGGCCTGGCGGGCATCCGCGTGAAGGAAGCGGACGCCGCGGCCACGGAGAAGCTGGGCATGGCGCAGGTGCGCGTGAAGGAGGCGGAGGCCGGCGCCATCGAGAAGCAGGGCCACGCCCAGGCGCAGATCGTCCGCGAGCGGCTGCTGGCCGAGGCGGCGGGTGAGCAGGAGAAGGGCCTGGCCAAGGCGCGCGTGCAGGAGGCGGAAGCGGTCGCCATCCAGAAGCGCGGCGAGGCGGAGGCGGTCGCCACGAAGGAGAAGCAGCTCGCCGAGGCCGCGGCCATCCAGGAGAAGCTGCTCGCCGAGGCCCGGGGCCTGGCGGAGAAGGCCGCGTCCATGAAGCTGATGGACGGGGTGGGGCGCGAGCACGAGGAGTTCCGCCTGCGGCTCAACAAGGAGCGCGACGTGGAGCTGGAGACCATCCGCGTGCGCAAGGACGTGGCCCATGCCCAGGCCGAGGTGCTGGCCAAGGCGTTCGCCAACGCGAAGTTCAACATCGTCGGCGGCGACGGCCAGTTCTTCGAGCGCTTCGTCAAGGCGGTGTCCTTCGGCACCGCGGTGGACGGTGCGCTGGAGCACGGCGAGGCGCTGAAGACGGCGCTGGGCGGCTACCTCAACGGGGAGAAGGACCTGCCCGCGGACCTCAAGGAGATCCTCTCCAAGCCGGGGCTGAGCAACGACGCGCAGAACCTGGCCGTGGCCGCGCTGCTGCACCGCATGACGCCGGGCTCCGCCACCGATGCGACGGTGGCGAACCTGAAGGCGCTCCTGGCCAAGGACGGCAAGGCTTCGTCCTCGGACAAGCAGGGCTGA